The proteins below come from a single Cannabis sativa cultivar Pink pepper isolate KNU-18-1 chromosome 3, ASM2916894v1, whole genome shotgun sequence genomic window:
- the LOC133035987 gene encoding uncharacterized protein LOC133035987 → MSFICWNARGSGSLRAFRNLSLLVKQHKPCFLFVMETKLGVGSSFSFKSRLSFDNILEIPRRGLGGGLLLFWTAAIDVHINNYSSNHVDCFVSMTDNSNTKWHVSCFYGSPYVSEKPHTWTLLHRLYDIAPSMPWLILGDLNDYLTVNDKSSTNNPPVYAIHNFQSFISKSNLSPMPCIGNKFTWKHGKSFERLDWCIANDSWFNLFPFASLHHLGFFGSDHRALKILLSDPHHKHTRSHHFMCENFWFSEPDFLSVVEDGWKDTLSNFCPSDPLRTFMLRQESCLRSVKKWGSNDVGVQLLLSFILNCLSDVDVQMLNEPFTSDEVKAALFQMAGDKAPGLDGVNAMFYQKNWSTLGSDLCVAVLSILNNNADISTINDTVIVVIPKKKNATKIRDFRPISLCSTVYKIVSKVLANRLKDVLNGIISQNQSAFIQNRVIFYNVFIANEIVNAINHRKLGKSGWVALKLDMEKAFDRVEWGFVKAIMQHLHFPDRFINLILNCISSVSFQLLINGSLTNKFSSSRGLRLQEHHKLFQGISICRSAPVILHLLFADDSLLSPLLRPVHAWPLKMLLICITRQVVNFSKSCALFSPNTIASESDFFRTTPSLDNKPFINKYLGIPQCFGRSKTDHFNFLLQKISSNMNSWTNHFFSKAGKEVLLKAVVQDIPSYAMSCFRIPISICKKIESVMAKFWWSSSGNKGKVHWKSWEKLCQSKFSGGLGFRSFVHHNQALLSKQAWRVFSMPNSLLARLLKAKYFKQNSFLEATKGHCPSFTWRSLLWGRDLLKRGLLWKERLSTYFDEEVMHAILSVPISDISMEDTLIWEHHPSGFLTVSSAYHLANSIYSLPTSSSNVTLVKWCSESVTHALIECSRASREWKDSRFKNFYLLNRSGDICEFLLKGFQDFSKEELRLFLGIIWEIWNRRNISLINKNKYSLSSTDFQVSCLLQDFDDAQIFHDRTGPQLLSSCSSGNSTSIMPKPGSFKLNVDAALSDHLRKVGIGVAVY, encoded by the exons atgagttttatttgttGGAATGCTCGGGGTTCGGGGAGTCTCCGAGCATTCCGAAATCTCTCCCTTCTTGTGAAGCAGCATAAGCCTTGTTTTCTTTTTGTAATGGAAACTAAACTAGGGGTTGGTTCTAGTTTTAGTTTTAAGTCTAGGCTTTCTTTTGATAATATTTTGGAAATTCCTAGAAGGGGCTTAGGAGGGGGTTTACTTCTGTTTTGGACTGCTGCTATTGATGTACATATTAACAATTACTCCTCTAATCATGTGGACTGTTTTGTATCTATGACTGATAATTCTAATACTAAATGGCATGTTTCTTGTTTTTATGGTTCTCCTTATGTTTCGGAAAAGCCTCATACTTGGACTCTTTTGCATCGTTTGTATGATATTGCACCTAGTATGCCTTGGCTTATTCTTGGTGACTTAAATGATTATCTCACTGTTAATGATAAATCTAGTACTAATAATCCTCCTGTGTATGCCATACATAATTTTCAGAGTTTTATTTCTAAATCTAACCTTTCTCCTATGCCTTGTATTGGTAATAAGTTTACTTGGAAGCATGGTAAATCTTTTGAAAGGCTTGATTGGTGCATAGCTAACGATTCTTGGTTCAATCTTTTCCCTTTTGCTTCCCTCCACCATTTAGGGTTTTTTGGTTCTGACCATCGGgctcttaaaattttacttagTGATCCTCATCATAAGCATACTCGTAGTCATCATTTTATGTGTGAGAACTTCTGGTTTTCTGAACCAGACTTTCTTTCTGTTGTGGAGGATGGATGGAAGGACACCTTGTCTAATTTTTGCCCTTCAGATCCTCTTCGTACTTTCATGCTTAGGCAAGAGTCCTGTCTTAGGTCTGTTAAGAAATGGg GTTCTAATGATGTAGGCGTTCAGCTGCTCTTAAGCTTTATTCTGAATTGCCTTAGTGACGTAGACGTTCAAATGCTAAATGAGCCTTTCACTTCTGATGAAGTGAAGGCTGCCCTTTTTCAAATGGCTGGTGACAAAGCACCGGGTTTGGATGGTGTTAATGCCATGTTCTATCAAAAAAATTGGTCTACTCTTGGTTCGGACCTGTGTGTTGCGGTTCTTTCTATTCTCAATAATAATGCTGATATTTCTACTATTAATGATACGGTTATTGTTGTTATTCCTAAGAAAAAGAATGctactaaaataagagattttaGGCCAATAAGTCTTTGTTCTACTGTTTATAAGATTGTCTCTAAAGTCTTAGCTAATAGGCTAAAAGATGTTCTGAATGGCATTATCTCTCAAAACCAAAGTGCTTTCATTCAGAATAGGGTTATTTTTTATAATGTTTTTATTGCTAATGAGATTGTTAATGCTATTAATCATAGGAAATTAGGTAAGTCTGGCTGGGTTGCTCTTAAGTTAGATATGGAGAAGGCTTTTGATCGCGTTGAATGGGGTTTCGTGAAGGCTATTATGCAGCACCTCCATTTTCCTGATAGATTCATTAATCTTATTCTTAACTGCATTTCTTCTGTTTCTTTTCAACTTCTTATTAATGGCTCCCTCACTAATAAATTTTCTTCCTCTAGAGGCCTTAG GCTACAGGAACATCATAAgcttttccaaggtatttctatCTGTCGCTCAGCTCCTGTCATTTTGCACCTTCTTTTTGCTGATGATAGCCTCCTTTCTCCACTACTACGACCCGTTCATGCCTGGCCATTAAAAATGCTCTTGATCTGTATCACAAGGCAAGTTGTCAATTTCTCTAAGTCTTGTGCTCTTTTTTCTCCTAACACTATTGCTTCTGAATCGGATTTCTTTCGCACAACTCCTAGTCTTGATAATAAGCCTTTCATCAACAAGTACTTAGGTATTCCTCAGTGTTTTGGTAGATCAAAAACTGATCATTTTAATTTCCTTCTTCAGAAGATTAGCTCTAATATGAATTCTTGGACTAACCATTTCTTCTCCAAGGCTGGCAAAGAAGTGCTTCTTAAAGCTGTTGTTCAAGACATACCCTCTTATGCTATGTCTTGCTTCAGAATTCCCATTTCTATATGTAAAAAGATTGAGAGTGTTATGGCTAAGTTTTGGTGGAGCTCTTCTGGGAATAAGGGGAAAGTTCACTGGAAATCTTGGGAGAAGCTTTGTCAATCTAAATTTTCTGGGGGTTTGGGTTTTCGTTCTTTTGTGCACCATAACCAGGCTTTACTTTCAAAGCAAGCTTGGCGAGTGTTTTCCATGCCAAATTCTCTTCTTGCTCGCCTCTTAAAAGCCAAGTATTTTAAGCAAAACTCTTTCCTAGAGGCTACTAAGGGTCATTGTCCTTCTTTCACTTGGCGTAGCTTACTTTGGGGTCGGGATCTTCTTAAAAGAGGTCTTTTGTGGAAG GAGAGATTATCTACCTATTTTGATGAGGAGGTGATGCATGCCATTTTATCTGTTCCTATTAGTGATATTTCTATGGAGGACACTCTCATTTGGGAGCATCACCCTTCTGGTTTTCTCACTGTGAGTTCGGCTTATCATTTGGCCAATTCTATTTATTCTTTGCCAACATCTTCTAGTAATGTCACTCTTGTCAAATG GTGTTCTGAATCTGTTACCCATGCTCTAATAGAGTGTTCCAGAGCTTCAAGAGAATGGAAGGATTCTAGGTTCAAAAACTTTTATTTGCTTAATAGGAGTGGTGACATTTGTGAGTTCTTGTTGAAGGGTTTCCAAGATTTTTCTAAGGAAGAACTCCGTCTCTTTCTTGGAATCATCTGGGAAATTTGGAACCGTCGTAATATCagtttaattaacaaaaataagtATTCTTTATCTTCTACTGATTTTCAGGTTTCATGTTTGCTGCAAGACTTTGATGATGCACAGATTTTTCATGATCGCACTGGTCCTCAACTTCTCTCTTCCTGTAGTAGTGGTAATTCAACATCGATTATGCCTAAGCCGGGATCCTTTAAACTAAATGTTGATGCTGCTTTGAGTGACCATTTGCGCAAAGTTGGAATTGGAGTAGCAGTTTATTAA